A single window of Ananas comosus cultivar F153 linkage group 17, ASM154086v1, whole genome shotgun sequence DNA harbors:
- the LOC109722906 gene encoding uncharacterized protein LOC109722906, whose amino-acid sequence MVYALPQSFKAELIEYEEFKEKEEDGLKVAQLQLEDVQPADAVVFEKPSAMQTRFIRPLFIKALIECRPVGRVMVDGGAMVNVMPTVFFKKLGKDEDELKPMDTIMTDFSGNGQQARGVLTTKITVGSKTLRTAFFVVDADSQYNLLLGRDWIHANECVPSTLHEKLFQWVEDKVEEIRTE is encoded by the coding sequence ATGGTATATGCTCTGCCTCAATCTTTTAAGGCGGAGCTTATCGAGTATGAAGAGttcaaagaaaaggaagaagatgggCTTAAAGTAGCCCAATTGCAATTGGAAGATGTTCAACCAGCCGAtgcagtggtttttgagaaaccatcggctATGCAGACGAGATTCATAAGGCCTCTCTTTATAAAGGCCTTAATTGAATgtcggccagtaggccgagttatggtagATGGCGGAGCGATGGTCAATGTCATGCCCACTGTATTCTTcaagaagttgggcaaagatgaagatgagttgAAACCCATGGACACGATCATGACCGACTTTTCTGGGAACGGTCAGCAAGCTCGAGGGGTGCTTACGACTAAGATTACAGTAGGTTCTAAAACTTTACGAACGGCATTCTTTGTGGTTGATGCAGATAGTCAATATAACCTACTACTCGGGCGTGATTGGATTCATGCAAACGAGTGCGTGCCTTCTACACTCCACGAAAAACTTTTCCAGTGGGTCGAAGATAAAGTTGAAGAAATCCGGACCGAATGA